In the genome of Pseudoglutamicibacter cumminsii, one region contains:
- a CDS encoding tripartite tricarboxylate transporter TctB family protein yields the protein MSEAKREPLAALPHEGESAIGDHEPEQTAPQARGLAGYRMRELLPVAVSILLGVFILIQAQNIQAGDREIGARFWPTMLAVGLIGLGALLVVTNVIRGTRPDDIPERISAWGLSRFAGAAVVLIGYLMLWRVLQFWLITIVVVFLLSVLFDRRGWKALILFPVVIGLTLHLLFIVLLKVPL from the coding sequence ATGTCTGAAGCAAAGCGAGAACCCCTGGCTGCGCTCCCGCATGAGGGTGAAAGCGCCATCGGAGACCATGAACCCGAGCAAACCGCTCCACAGGCTCGTGGCCTAGCCGGCTACCGCATGCGCGAATTGTTGCCCGTGGCCGTGTCGATTCTCCTCGGCGTTTTCATCCTCATCCAGGCCCAAAACATCCAAGCCGGCGATCGAGAAATTGGAGCTCGATTCTGGCCGACGATGCTGGCTGTGGGCTTGATCGGCTTAGGCGCGCTTCTGGTGGTCACAAATGTGATCCGCGGAACCCGCCCAGACGATATCCCGGAAAGGATTAGCGCTTGGGGCCTTAGCCGGTTCGCTGGTGCCGCAGTCGTGTTGATCGGCTATCTGATGTTGTGGCGCGTGCTGCAATTTTGGCTCATCACGATTGTCGTTGTCTTCCTCCTTTCGGTTCTATTCGATCGCCGCGGTTGGAAAGCGCTGATCTTGTTTCCCGTTGTGATCGGTTTGACTCTGCACTTGCTGTTCATTGTGTTGTTGAAGGTCCCACTATGA
- a CDS encoding tripartite tricarboxylate transporter permease, which produces MSEFLSFDMPNTLLVGNVVAEGALAVLNFETLIYIFFGMLVGMLVGAFPGVTATMAVALASGFTLTLEPTQGLAVLLTIYVAAQFGDRVPAILLNTPGTPASISTTFDGYPMAKKGQAGLAMTTSAFASAFGMIFGIILLSIAGIPLSQFAMKFGPPELFALVVFGLTMMIGVSSGRIIKGLIAGLFGLALATVGRDPITGGQRFVFDIPELNSGIPFIPVIIGLFGVAEVLNQMMTHRKAAREEAPITQMNSWMPSRSVMRRILKPMTLGAGSGSVVGMVPAVGGDIAGIIAWDSARRVSKKPEEFGKGSVEGLTAGDTASTATLGGSVTTSMSLGVPGDSVMAVIIGSMMIWGIQPGPALFSTQPQLVFTLATIMLVATVLSLGVSLVRMKGMVKLLELPKPYLWTIILVFCMVGTYSINNSVFEVIMMMIFGLVGLFMVRFGFPTGPTVLGLILGPLAESNLRRTLIGGGLESLWTSPIAMVLLIISALALLSPVIRGLVTKRKKAGKKIGYFPHP; this is translated from the coding sequence ATGAGTGAATTCCTCTCTTTCGACATGCCAAACACTCTGCTCGTCGGGAACGTCGTAGCCGAAGGCGCGTTGGCGGTTCTGAATTTTGAAACCCTGATATACATCTTTTTCGGGATGCTCGTGGGCATGCTCGTGGGCGCTTTCCCGGGCGTCACAGCCACGATGGCGGTGGCGCTCGCCTCGGGTTTCACCTTGACCTTGGAACCCACACAAGGTCTAGCCGTGCTGCTGACCATCTACGTGGCAGCGCAATTCGGTGACCGAGTGCCGGCAATCCTTTTGAACACACCGGGCACGCCAGCATCGATCTCAACAACGTTCGATGGCTACCCGATGGCGAAGAAGGGCCAAGCCGGCCTGGCTATGACCACCTCCGCGTTCGCCTCGGCATTCGGCATGATTTTCGGCATCATTTTGCTGTCTATTGCTGGAATCCCGCTGTCCCAATTCGCAATGAAGTTTGGGCCGCCTGAGCTATTCGCGTTGGTCGTTTTCGGTTTGACCATGATGATCGGTGTCTCTTCGGGCCGCATCATTAAGGGACTCATCGCAGGCCTCTTCGGCCTGGCACTGGCAACGGTGGGACGCGACCCAATCACGGGTGGTCAGCGGTTCGTCTTTGACATTCCGGAGCTTAACAGCGGCATTCCGTTCATCCCGGTCATCATCGGACTCTTCGGCGTTGCTGAAGTGCTGAATCAGATGATGACGCACCGCAAGGCTGCGCGTGAAGAGGCACCTATTACTCAGATGAATTCATGGATGCCAAGCCGGTCTGTGATGCGCCGAATTCTCAAGCCAATGACGCTGGGTGCCGGTTCTGGTTCGGTAGTCGGCATGGTTCCGGCTGTCGGCGGCGATATCGCTGGCATCATTGCGTGGGACTCAGCTCGGCGCGTATCTAAAAAGCCGGAAGAGTTCGGCAAGGGGTCTGTGGAAGGACTCACGGCGGGTGACACCGCCTCGACCGCAACGTTGGGCGGCTCGGTAACAACAAGTATGTCGTTGGGTGTCCCAGGTGACTCAGTCATGGCTGTGATCATTGGCTCCATGATGATCTGGGGCATCCAGCCCGGCCCGGCTCTGTTCTCGACGCAGCCGCAACTCGTCTTCACCTTGGCCACCATCATGCTGGTAGCGACCGTGTTGTCATTGGGTGTCTCGCTCGTGCGCATGAAGGGCATGGTCAAGCTACTCGAATTGCCTAAACCGTACCTGTGGACCATTATTCTGGTGTTCTGCATGGTCGGTACGTACTCGATCAACAACTCGGTATTCGAGGTCATTATGATGATGATCTTCGGCCTGGTTGGGCTGTTCATGGTGCGGTTCGGTTTCCCTACGGGACCGACGGTCTTGGGCCTCATTCTGGGGCCTCTGGCGGAATCAAACCTCCGGAGGACCCTCATCGGTGGAGGTCTGGAAAGCCTGTGGACCTCGCCTATCGCGATGGTACTGCTCATCATTTCTGCGCTTGCGCTGCTCAGCCCCGTGATTCGCGGGCTGGTTACTAAGCGCAAGAAGGCTGGCAAGAAGATCGGATATTTCCCACACCCTTAG